A DNA window from Acomys russatus chromosome 7, mAcoRus1.1, whole genome shotgun sequence contains the following coding sequences:
- the Ctsc gene encoding dipeptidyl peptidase 1 isoform X2, whose product MPLGSPDSHRVVLQSLLSLPSASLAPSAMGPWPYSLCAVLLLVLLGVCTVRSDTPANCTYPDLLGSWVFQVGPRRPRGDGNCSEMGPTEEKVVVHLKKLDTAYDEVGNSGHFTLIYNQGFEIVLNDYKWFAFFKDVTDFISQLLTQLGTVGMYDLPHLRNKLVIK is encoded by the exons ATGCCACTAGGGTCGCCTGACTCCCATCGCGTGGTGCTCCAGTCCTTGCTTTCTCTGCCATCTGCTTCCCTGGCGCCATCAGCCATGGGTCCCTGGCCCTACTCATTGTGCGCCGTCCTGCTCCTGGTGCTCTTGGGAGTCTGCACAGTGCGCTCCGACACACCTGCCAACTGCACCTACCCTGACCTGCTTGGTTCCTGGGTCTTCCAGGTGGGCCCCCGACGTCCCCGAGGAGACGGAAACTGCTCAGAGATGG gACCAACAGAGGAAAAGGTGGTGGTGCACCTGAAAAAGTTGGACACTGCTTATGATGAAGTGGGCAATTCTGGCCACTTCACCCTCATTTACAACCAAGGCTTCGAGATTGTGTTGAATGACTACAAATGGTTTGCGTTTTTCAAG GATGTCACTGATTTTATCAGTCAGTTGCTCACGCAGCTGGGAACTGTGGGAATGTATGATTTGCCACATCTGAGGAACAAACTGG ttattAAATAG